Proteins encoded by one window of Chrysiogenes arsenatis DSM 11915:
- the purD gene encoding phosphoribosylamine--glycine ligase: MKVLVIGGGGREHALVWKIAQSPKVTALYCAPGNPGIEGLAECVNIAVDDLPALLAFAQKQAIDLTVVGPELPLTLGVVDLFQAHGLKVFGPAQGAAELEGSKAYCKMIMEKYSVPTAAHRTFTDAASAIAYIEAQGAPIVVKASGLAAGKGVTVAQTKEEAIAAVRDIMENRIFGTSGDEVVIEDFLKGEEASLLAFCDGKRAVPMVSSQDHKQVFDGDRGPNTGGMGAYSPAPVLTDALTHEAQRLVLDPMVRGMAAEGRPFVGILYGGLMIDNGQIKVLEFNVRFGDPEAQPVLMRLKSDLVDIMLACIEGRLDEITIEWHEAPAVCVVLASGGYPGDYTKGFPIHGLDRVSDPDAFVFHAGTAKRDGAIVNTGGRVLGVTARGASLQEAIDRAYQNVDLISWEGAFCRRDIGAKGLKKR, from the coding sequence ATGAAGGTTCTTGTGATAGGTGGCGGTGGCCGTGAACATGCGTTGGTCTGGAAGATTGCCCAGTCGCCAAAGGTAACAGCGCTCTATTGTGCGCCGGGCAACCCTGGCATTGAAGGGCTTGCTGAATGTGTGAATATTGCGGTTGATGATTTGCCAGCGTTGTTGGCATTTGCCCAGAAGCAGGCGATTGATTTGACGGTTGTTGGCCCGGAATTGCCGCTGACGCTTGGTGTGGTGGATCTGTTTCAGGCACATGGCCTGAAGGTGTTCGGCCCTGCGCAGGGAGCCGCAGAGCTAGAAGGTTCAAAAGCCTACTGCAAGATGATTATGGAAAAGTACTCCGTGCCGACAGCTGCGCATCGCACGTTTACCGATGCGGCGAGTGCTATTGCCTATATTGAAGCGCAGGGTGCTCCAATTGTCGTCAAAGCAAGTGGCCTTGCGGCTGGCAAAGGAGTGACTGTTGCGCAGACAAAGGAAGAGGCGATTGCTGCCGTGCGTGACATCATGGAAAACCGTATCTTCGGCACCAGTGGTGATGAGGTGGTCATCGAGGATTTTCTGAAAGGTGAAGAGGCGAGTCTGCTGGCGTTTTGCGATGGCAAGCGCGCGGTGCCGATGGTGTCGTCGCAGGATCATAAGCAGGTTTTTGATGGTGACCGTGGGCCGAACACCGGCGGCATGGGGGCGTATTCACCGGCTCCGGTATTGACAGACGCATTGACGCACGAGGCGCAGCGACTGGTGCTCGACCCGATGGTTCGCGGGATGGCGGCTGAAGGACGACCATTCGTTGGGATTCTTTATGGTGGTTTGATGATTGACAATGGTCAGATCAAAGTGCTGGAATTTAATGTTCGCTTTGGTGATCCGGAGGCGCAACCCGTTTTGATGCGCCTGAAAAGCGATTTGGTTGATATTATGCTGGCGTGTATTGAGGGTCGTCTCGATGAGATCACTATCGAATGGCACGAGGCTCCGGCCGTGTGTGTTGTTCTGGCGAGCGGCGGATATCCCGGCGACTATACCAAAGGATTTCCGATTCACGGGCTTGATCGCGTGAGTGACCCTGATGCCTTTGTATTCCACGCTGGTACAGCAAAACGCGATGGCGCTATTGTCAATACTGGCGGGCGTGTACTTGGTGTGACGGCGCGTGGTGCTTCGTTGCAAGAGGCCATTGATCGTGCGTACCAGAATGTCGATTTGATATCGTGGGAGGGGGCGTTCTGCCGCCGTGATATCGGGGCCAAAGGGTTGAAAAAACGGTGA
- the cysE gene encoding serine O-acetyltransferase, whose product MKLLKAMKEDINSVFSRDPAARNVLEVILCYPGLHAIWIHRVAHWLWRNHWYLLARLISHFGRFLTGIEIHPGAKIGRRFFIDHGMGVVIGETAEIGDDVTLYHQVTLGGTSWEKTKRHPTLGNGVVVGSGAKILGPFTVGDGAKVGSNSVVVKEVPPNSTVVGIPGKVVTLVPKPVPSEAPVNLPFGDESSFARQVRANLEHGDMPDPVANAFHCMIDRIMELEKEVRDLRCVAVRKQGEAEKKLSPEQGNDKEVAE is encoded by the coding sequence ATGAAACTGCTTAAAGCGATGAAAGAAGATATCAATTCGGTTTTCAGCCGCGATCCTGCGGCGCGAAATGTGCTCGAAGTTATTTTATGTTATCCCGGGCTGCACGCGATTTGGATTCATCGAGTGGCACACTGGCTTTGGCGAAATCACTGGTACTTGTTGGCGCGGCTTATATCGCACTTTGGTCGTTTTTTGACGGGGATAGAAATTCACCCTGGCGCAAAAATTGGTCGCCGCTTTTTTATCGATCACGGTATGGGTGTGGTGATTGGTGAAACGGCAGAAATTGGCGATGATGTGACCCTGTATCATCAGGTGACACTTGGTGGCACTTCATGGGAAAAGACCAAGCGTCACCCAACGCTCGGTAATGGCGTCGTGGTTGGCTCTGGTGCAAAAATTCTCGGCCCGTTCACGGTTGGTGATGGCGCAAAAGTCGGATCGAATAGTGTTGTGGTAAAGGAAGTTCCTCCCAATTCAACGGTGGTAGGGATTCCCGGGAAAGTAGTGACGTTGGTTCCTAAGCCGGTGCCATCGGAAGCTCCCGTCAACCTCCCTTTTGGCGACGAGTCGTCGTTTGCCCGTCAAGTACGAGCCAATCTGGAGCATGGCGATATGCCTGATCCGGTGGCCAATGCCTTTCATTGTATGATTGATCGGATTATGGAATTGGAAAAAGAGGTGCGCGACTTGCGTTGCGTTGCGGTTCGCAAACAAGGCGAAGCGGAAAAAAAATTATCACCCGAACAGGGGAATGATAAAGAGGTGGCTGAATGA
- a CDS encoding formate/nitrite transporter family protein has product MAFKSPAAIVLSLDAAIPPRASFSTSRLLVLSFLAGAYIALGSLLALMVGGGLPGWQETLPGLQKFLFGAVFPVGLMAVVMCGAELVTGNMALWISPLLRKKVSWWSLGRNWGIVFVGNLIGSIFVAWFLAIETGLITVAPWADAIQAIALAKGNAPFWELFWKGVGCNWLVCLAVWMALAAEDVTSKMIAVWFPIMAFVAIGFEHCVANMFFIPAGIFAGAPLEWSGFWITNLVPVTLGNLVGGALFVGGLYGWLYGKE; this is encoded by the coding sequence ATGGCTTTCAAATCTCCTGCTGCGATTGTCCTGTCGCTCGACGCCGCCATTCCACCTCGCGCCTCTTTCAGTACCTCACGCCTCCTTGTATTAAGCTTCCTTGCGGGAGCCTACATTGCCCTTGGCAGCTTGCTGGCACTGATGGTAGGTGGCGGTCTGCCAGGATGGCAGGAAACGTTACCGGGACTGCAAAAATTCCTGTTTGGTGCCGTATTCCCTGTCGGGCTCATGGCAGTGGTAATGTGTGGTGCTGAACTCGTAACGGGCAATATGGCACTCTGGATATCGCCGTTGCTCCGCAAGAAGGTATCATGGTGGAGTCTGGGACGAAATTGGGGCATTGTATTTGTGGGTAATCTGATTGGATCGATATTTGTCGCGTGGTTTTTGGCGATTGAAACTGGGTTGATTACCGTTGCGCCATGGGCTGACGCGATTCAAGCTATTGCCCTTGCCAAAGGGAATGCCCCTTTCTGGGAGTTGTTTTGGAAAGGCGTTGGTTGTAACTGGCTTGTGTGTCTTGCTGTCTGGATGGCGCTTGCCGCCGAAGATGTGACGAGCAAGATGATAGCGGTGTGGTTTCCGATAATGGCATTTGTGGCGATAGGATTTGAACACTGTGTGGCCAATATGTTTTTTATTCCCGCCGGAATTTTTGCAGGTGCTCCACTCGAATGGAGCGGTTTTTGGATCACAAATCTTGTTCCAGTGACGCTAGGGAATTTGGTGGGTGGAGCATTATTCGTCGGCGGGCTGTATGGATGGCTGTACGGCAAAGAGTAA
- a CDS encoding ATP-binding cassette domain-containing protein yields the protein MTPLAGKIVVDGKDVTELHPSRRGLVTITSHPTFDMEKSVLDNVMVYRSEDRTLLNEAMSIMGLGAYQHRKCQDLDAGLQQRVSMARALTRKPQVLILNDPVDRLGFEEGLYCLQVLKQSLGTLGTTILHFTSSRQAALELSDEILIVREAYIVETGTPEKLYYEPETVHGASAVGEVNFVSGVGLMENHIQCNYGMPIRMPESVIVRENAPCMLMFRPEAVQVSDRSERGCLNILVHCVENTFRGSGYYTTFQSEFEKFTVYLYRPLPRDKECVLNVPYSEIHMLQREN from the coding sequence TTGACGCCGTTGGCGGGGAAAATAGTTGTTGATGGGAAAGATGTCACCGAATTGCATCCGTCACGTCGTGGCCTAGTAACAATCACGTCGCACCCCACATTTGATATGGAAAAGTCGGTGCTCGACAATGTCATGGTCTATCGCTCGGAGGATCGCACCTTATTGAATGAGGCCATGAGCATTATGGGCTTAGGCGCGTATCAGCATCGGAAATGCCAAGATCTTGATGCCGGATTGCAGCAACGGGTCAGTATGGCACGAGCGTTAACTCGCAAACCGCAAGTGTTGATTTTGAACGATCCCGTCGATCGCCTTGGTTTTGAAGAGGGACTGTATTGCCTGCAAGTGCTCAAGCAATCGCTGGGAACGTTAGGGACGACCATTTTACACTTTACCAGTTCGCGTCAGGCAGCACTGGAGCTGAGTGATGAGATTTTGATCGTGCGTGAAGCCTATATCGTGGAGACAGGAACACCGGAAAAACTCTACTATGAACCGGAAACCGTGCATGGCGCATCGGCTGTTGGCGAAGTGAATTTTGTCAGCGGAGTTGGGCTCATGGAGAACCATATTCAATGTAACTACGGCATGCCGATCCGTATGCCGGAGTCGGTCATTGTACGAGAAAATGCCCCCTGCATGTTGATGTTTCGACCGGAAGCGGTACAGGTAAGCGATCGCAGTGAGCGTGGCTGTTTGAACATTCTGGTGCATTGCGTGGAAAATACCTTCCGTGGGAGCGGCTATTATACGACGTTCCAAAGTGAATTTGAAAAATTTACCGTGTACCTGTATCGGCCATTGCCACGCGACAAAGAGTGTGTGTTGAATGTGCCGTATAGTGAAATTCATATGCTACAACGGGAAAACTAA
- a CDS encoding D-alanyl-D-alanine carboxypeptidase family protein, with product MGKLYLKLVFLLFPLFYVSYLLYGALTIPHEDIRILRQSSSLALAIPERKPEQAVIPPLLVAPSPPPPVAVLDEPPKSQILPTPRALAPSMRRIPPFTAKSVPITYAEERHIRAAIVVDADSRTILYAKNHRQELPIASITKAFLMDEVYDQMKRGSFRMDTVVTTSRRASLTGGSKMYLRENDPVMISDLIKGALIHSANDAAHQLGEHIGSGDIRRALSLLNNKAHSLGLEKTRLYNVTGLPDGNRDNISTAYEVAQMAYKILVEHGEMVGVANTQLDYYIRPTGDEFMMVNRNRPLVRVDYIDGLKTGFTNRAGWCLVATSHKNGRRLITVILNATDRNTRDRAARKLIDHYSRS from the coding sequence ATGGGAAAGCTGTATCTGAAGTTGGTATTTCTGCTTTTTCCCTTGTTTTATGTCTCCTATCTGCTCTATGGAGCGCTGACTATACCTCACGAAGATATCCGCATTTTGCGGCAAAGCTCATCGCTTGCATTGGCGATACCTGAGCGTAAGCCAGAACAGGCCGTCATACCGCCTTTGCTCGTAGCGCCGTCTCCTCCACCTCCCGTTGCGGTACTTGATGAACCGCCTAAAAGTCAGATATTGCCAACTCCCCGTGCGTTAGCTCCGAGTATGCGCCGGATACCTCCATTCACCGCCAAGTCTGTCCCTATCACCTACGCGGAAGAACGGCATATTCGCGCTGCTATCGTTGTCGATGCTGATAGCCGGACTATCTTGTATGCCAAAAATCATCGTCAGGAATTGCCAATTGCCTCTATTACCAAGGCGTTTCTGATGGATGAAGTGTATGATCAGATGAAGCGTGGCAGTTTCCGCATGGATACGGTGGTGACAACCTCTCGGCGTGCATCGTTGACCGGAGGGTCAAAAATGTATCTCCGTGAAAATGACCCCGTCATGATTAGTGATTTGATTAAAGGGGCGTTGATTCATTCGGCGAATGACGCAGCACACCAACTTGGCGAGCATATTGGCAGTGGCGATATTCGCCGTGCGTTGTCGCTCTTGAATAATAAAGCACACTCGCTTGGGCTGGAAAAAACCCGTTTATATAACGTAACGGGCTTGCCAGATGGAAATCGCGATAATATCTCTACGGCTTACGAAGTTGCCCAAATGGCGTACAAGATATTAGTAGAGCACGGCGAAATGGTCGGCGTGGCCAATACGCAGCTTGATTATTATATCCGTCCTACGGGGGATGAATTTATGATGGTCAATCGCAATCGCCCACTGGTACGGGTTGATTATATTGACGGACTGAAAACAGGGTTCACCAATCGCGCCGGATGGTGTTTGGTTGCGACGTCGCATAAAAATGGTCGTCGTTTGATTACCGTGATTCTCAACGCTACGGATCGCAATACGCGCGACCGCGCGGCGCGTAAGCTGATCGATCACTATTCGCGAAGCTAG
- a CDS encoding divergent polysaccharide deacetylase family protein: MRYLITSYSGRWAISFLLLIALVGWMMNIHAYASGRDVRNLTLASIAVENELRRVLLDFDITADAVLVDELQLAFRDGVQWNYYYKEITLSGTIDFLHFERELLQQLAPWKITPHSRESGKKGDEFYYKVRLAFPSDIISHSLLFYYTASTPPPSFPEGVAAAKLPEVPILHDQVQSADGRPPITIVLDDAGYNFSLARAFVDYDVRLALSILPKRPYSREIARYVNRRGGEYLLHLPMEPLDPEHEPGWGNLRVSMTPEEVRKTAQASLLALPGSVGVNNHMGSRFTQEKELMEVVLQVMADNNQFFLDSYTSNRSQVAAATQAVPILFGVRDIFLDNEDDVAAIVTQLERLVDRAHQKGSGIGIGHVRSNTLTAIKLFFASPRGQQVELITPRELITRFPGTLLPEKTHTSSAGE, translated from the coding sequence ATGCGTTATCTGATCACCTCGTACTCTGGCCGCTGGGCAATAAGTTTCCTGTTACTGATTGCCCTTGTTGGTTGGATGATGAACATCCACGCGTATGCGTCAGGTCGCGATGTGCGCAACCTGACGTTGGCCAGTATCGCGGTGGAAAATGAATTGCGCCGTGTCTTGCTTGATTTTGACATTACAGCCGATGCGGTTTTGGTAGATGAACTGCAACTCGCCTTCCGCGATGGTGTACAGTGGAACTATTATTACAAGGAAATTACCTTATCAGGGACGATAGATTTCCTCCATTTTGAACGGGAACTCTTGCAGCAACTCGCCCCGTGGAAGATTACCCCGCACTCGCGTGAGTCAGGTAAAAAAGGCGACGAATTTTACTATAAAGTTCGCTTGGCATTCCCGAGCGATATTATCAGTCATAGCCTGTTGTTTTACTATACCGCCAGTACGCCACCACCATCCTTCCCCGAAGGGGTCGCGGCGGCTAAATTACCCGAAGTTCCCATACTGCACGATCAAGTGCAGAGCGCGGACGGGCGTCCACCAATCACGATTGTGCTCGACGATGCGGGGTACAACTTCTCGTTAGCGCGCGCTTTTGTCGACTACGATGTACGGCTAGCGCTTTCTATTCTCCCGAAACGTCCATACTCTCGCGAAATTGCGCGTTATGTGAACCGTAGGGGTGGCGAATACCTGCTGCATCTGCCGATGGAGCCCCTTGATCCCGAACATGAGCCGGGTTGGGGGAATTTACGTGTTTCGATGACCCCCGAAGAGGTGCGGAAAACGGCGCAGGCGTCGTTACTGGCGCTACCGGGATCGGTAGGGGTGAATAACCATATGGGATCGCGCTTTACGCAAGAAAAGGAACTCATGGAAGTTGTATTGCAGGTTATGGCAGACAATAACCAGTTTTTTCTGGATAGCTATACCTCGAACCGTTCGCAAGTCGCAGCGGCCACACAGGCGGTTCCGATCCTGTTTGGCGTCCGCGATATTTTTCTGGATAACGAAGATGATGTTGCTGCCATTGTCACGCAGCTTGAACGGCTGGTGGATCGAGCGCACCAGAAAGGTTCCGGTATTGGTATCGGCCATGTGCGTAGCAATACCTTGACCGCCATAAAACTCTTTTTCGCTTCACCGCGGGGGCAGCAAGTTGAGTTGATCACTCCACGTGAGTTGATTACCCGTTTTCCGGGAACGCTGTTGCCTGAAAAAACGCATACATCTAGCGCGGGTGAGTGA
- a CDS encoding S41 family peptidase: MKKVCIAVLSMSVFVTSVWSMSNDELRKQLKLFTEVLSYVNVNYVEAPEAQELMHGAIKGMLSELDPHSSFMKPETYKEFRTETKGEFGGLGIQIAIKDKVLTVIAPIEDTPADRVGILAGDKIVRIDGATTEGMSVMDAVKILRGAPGSKVTITVWREGFSKVRDFEIIRDIIRVKSVKATRHGNLGHVKVTNFKENTTQELLDALGQIDDQKLDGIVLDLRNNPGGLLNQASDLASIFLPENKLVVYTEGRTAARSDLYSRKIIDKPRSYPMVVLVNGGSASASEIVAGAFQDHKRSLVLGTQTFGKASVQTVIPLSDGSGIRLTTARYYTPFGRSIQGVGITPDIIVKQGKIVSSDEAMDSVKEADLPGHLIGEAENGQGIEGSDTGEAYSNDLQLQRAFDILKAIQLLKGNQALSAVVR; the protein is encoded by the coding sequence GTGAAAAAAGTATGTATTGCTGTACTCAGTATGAGTGTGTTTGTCACGAGCGTTTGGTCAATGAGCAACGACGAGCTGCGCAAGCAGTTGAAGCTCTTTACGGAAGTGCTCTCGTATGTCAATGTCAATTATGTTGAAGCTCCCGAAGCACAGGAACTTATGCATGGTGCCATTAAAGGGATGCTTTCGGAACTGGATCCCCACTCTTCGTTTATGAAGCCCGAAACGTACAAGGAATTCCGCACCGAAACGAAAGGTGAATTTGGCGGGCTGGGTATACAAATCGCCATTAAAGATAAGGTGTTAACCGTTATAGCTCCGATCGAAGATACTCCAGCTGATCGCGTGGGTATTCTGGCTGGTGATAAAATAGTCCGCATTGATGGCGCTACCACCGAGGGGATGAGTGTCATGGATGCAGTGAAAATTCTCCGTGGCGCCCCGGGTTCAAAAGTGACCATTACGGTGTGGCGCGAAGGGTTCTCCAAAGTACGCGATTTTGAGATTATCCGCGATATCATCCGTGTTAAAAGTGTCAAAGCGACCCGCCATGGGAATCTTGGGCATGTCAAAGTGACGAATTTTAAAGAAAATACGACGCAGGAATTACTTGATGCCCTTGGCCAGATTGACGACCAGAAACTCGACGGTATCGTCCTTGACCTGCGCAATAATCCTGGTGGCCTTTTAAATCAGGCGAGTGATTTGGCAAGTATCTTTTTACCGGAAAATAAACTGGTAGTGTACACCGAAGGGCGTACTGCTGCCCGTTCCGACTTGTATTCACGCAAAATTATCGATAAGCCTCGCAGCTATCCGATGGTAGTGTTGGTCAACGGTGGGAGCGCATCGGCATCCGAAATCGTAGCCGGAGCATTTCAGGACCATAAACGCTCGCTCGTACTCGGCACCCAGACATTCGGGAAAGCCTCCGTGCAAACCGTTATCCCCCTTTCAGACGGAAGCGGAATCCGCTTAACGACGGCGCGCTACTACACCCCATTCGGGCGGAGTATTCAGGGGGTTGGCATTACACCCGACATTATTGTCAAGCAGGGAAAAATTGTCAGTAGTGACGAAGCGATGGATTCGGTGAAGGAAGCTGATTTGCCCGGCCATCTAATTGGCGAAGCCGAAAACGGACAAGGCATAGAAGGTTCTGATACTGGCGAAGCGTACTCTAACGACCTGCAACTGCAACGGGCTTTCGATATTCTGAAAGCGATACAGTTGCTTAAAGGGAATCAGGCTCTTTCCGCAGTCGTGCGCTAA
- a CDS encoding murein hydrolase activator EnvC family protein has protein sequence MRRNLWFFVALILWCSFALLPSQAQTLAAVDDRLESVSGRLHSISADIGRIVATMARLEKTTQAQQTQREVLLEELKQQQTQLRNTSNRTEAIQARLAEIEGEIMARRVVLAQQERRIATVADRLYREILLPAEQTRYLRDALGSFSLYLSENRENLRQLEQFEKEYRERLSDYHGSLDESLHIAEEIALKLKEIEGKLQQYQRTLRASETQLKALYGEKQSLEEDIAVLFETKKRLYQDVRDFSGFKGVLEPPATGKVQMAADGKGVYFSPRNDGRVYCIFDGEVVYRGAIPKYGSVLIVDHGGSYFSVYGGLVDILVQEGDKVYANELLGSSLRLYFEIRHRKETLDPRKWMKLEEL, from the coding sequence TTGAGGCGAAATCTCTGGTTTTTTGTTGCGCTCATACTGTGGTGCAGTTTCGCGTTGCTCCCTTCTCAAGCACAGACACTCGCCGCCGTTGATGACCGACTTGAATCGGTGTCGGGGCGATTGCACTCCATTTCGGCGGATATTGGTCGCATTGTTGCAACAATGGCACGGCTGGAAAAAACCACGCAAGCGCAGCAAACACAGCGCGAAGTGCTCCTTGAGGAGTTGAAGCAACAGCAAACGCAACTTCGCAATACGTCCAATCGTACCGAGGCTATTCAAGCGCGTTTAGCCGAAATTGAGGGTGAAATAATGGCGCGTCGTGTCGTGTTGGCACAGCAAGAACGTCGCATTGCCACGGTTGCTGATCGTCTCTACCGTGAAATACTCCTTCCTGCCGAACAAACACGCTACCTGCGCGATGCTCTTGGTTCGTTCTCGCTCTATCTGAGCGAAAACCGTGAAAATCTCCGCCAATTAGAGCAATTCGAAAAAGAGTACCGTGAGCGATTGTCTGACTATCACGGTTCATTAGATGAATCATTGCACATCGCGGAAGAAATTGCGCTGAAGCTCAAGGAGATTGAAGGGAAACTGCAGCAGTATCAGCGGACGCTCCGTGCCAGCGAAACCCAACTCAAAGCCCTATATGGAGAAAAGCAGAGTTTAGAAGAAGATATCGCGGTTTTATTCGAAACAAAGAAGCGCCTTTATCAGGATGTGCGTGACTTTTCCGGCTTTAAAGGGGTGCTTGAACCCCCTGCTACAGGAAAAGTGCAGATGGCTGCCGATGGAAAAGGGGTCTATTTCAGCCCGAGAAATGACGGTCGTGTCTATTGTATCTTCGATGGAGAAGTTGTATATAGAGGAGCTATTCCGAAATACGGCAGTGTCTTGATTGTCGATCATGGAGGAAGTTATTTCAGCGTGTACGGCGGCCTTGTCGATATTCTCGTCCAAGAGGGCGATAAGGTGTATGCCAACGAACTATTGGGTTCATCATTGCGGCTTTATTTTGAAATACGCCACCGCAAAGAGACACTTGACCCCCGCAAATGGATGAAATTGGAGGAACTGTGA
- a CDS encoding cell division protein FtsX: protein MWFHLKRAISNIFATPIVTLVTIFTLSSAIASLVMYQAVNDNLAGYIDYRISRSAIAVYVSGDENRGVREYAMKAGLRIAEFTRADALDIFAERYPDEAQLLRDMENNPLPATYLLHLNEHSLLRYEAHLEALRALPGVLSIEFRLQEVAGLQEALGWASHVRYGLGIFVVFLSAVMVSNAIRIAWYKYHHEVEILRLLGASSLFLKAPFFIEAFIIGVISVLGGVALAWVLLDVLVSRPALHALLDGYEVIFPGLTHVFFITSLVAILSILSSMGTLRSRH from the coding sequence ATGTGGTTTCACCTTAAACGCGCTATCAGCAATATCTTTGCCACGCCGATCGTGACACTTGTGACGATTTTTACCCTCAGCAGTGCGATTGCGTCGTTGGTGATGTACCAAGCGGTAAACGATAACCTTGCTGGCTATATCGACTATCGGATTTCTCGCAGCGCGATTGCGGTGTATGTGAGTGGCGATGAAAATCGTGGGGTGCGTGAGTATGCTATGAAAGCCGGATTGCGCATTGCCGAGTTTACTCGGGCTGATGCGCTCGATATTTTTGCGGAGCGTTATCCCGACGAGGCGCAACTCCTGCGTGATATGGAAAACAATCCGTTACCCGCAACCTATCTGCTTCACTTGAACGAGCATTCGTTGTTACGTTATGAAGCGCATCTGGAAGCATTGCGTGCGTTGCCGGGCGTACTGTCGATTGAATTCCGATTGCAAGAAGTGGCCGGCCTGCAAGAAGCATTGGGCTGGGCCAGTCACGTTCGCTATGGTCTGGGAATTTTTGTTGTCTTTCTTTCGGCCGTCATGGTTTCGAATGCCATCCGTATTGCGTGGTACAAGTACCATCACGAAGTAGAAATTCTCCGCTTACTTGGAGCAAGTTCGCTCTTTCTGAAGGCCCCTTTTTTCATTGAAGCCTTTATTATTGGTGTTATTAGCGTGTTGGGCGGTGTTGCCTTAGCGTGGGTGTTGCTGGACGTGCTCGTAAGTCGACCAGCACTGCATGCGCTCCTTGATGGATACGAAGTGATATTCCCTGGGTTGACGCATGTCTTTTTTATCACATCGCTGGTGGCAATCCTCTCTATTCTTTCGAGCATGGGGACGCTCAGGAGTCGGCATTGA